A genomic window from Flavobacterium johnsoniae includes:
- a CDS encoding DUF6932 family protein — MIPNFNHNNVIPPFVSNPTNRNDLSPYLCNILEFCTKFATSKERIEILEGYIAFREKMNNFGIIDGFQWLDGSFTENIESSESRPPKDLDLITFYKMFIPIDERNRIFNNILTNFNEFLDPKLSKTVYKLDHYGIDYGYSPDATIEQARYWIQLFSHNRLNIWKGMLRIELNTPDIDQQAKEYLESLKK; from the coding sequence ATGATTCCAAATTTTAATCATAATAATGTTATACCTCCTTTCGTTAGTAATCCAACTAATAGAAATGATTTAAGCCCATATTTATGTAACATTTTAGAATTCTGCACTAAATTTGCAACCTCAAAAGAAAGAATTGAAATTCTTGAAGGTTATATTGCATTTAGAGAAAAGATGAATAATTTCGGTATAATTGATGGATTTCAATGGTTAGATGGGAGTTTTACAGAAAATATTGAATCTAGTGAAAGTAGACCTCCTAAAGATTTGGACTTAATAACATTTTATAAAATGTTTATACCAATAGATGAACGTAATCGTATTTTCAATAATATATTGACTAACTTTAATGAGTTCTTGGATCCAAAACTTTCTAAAACTGTTTATAAATTAGATCATTATGGTATTGATTATGGATATTCCCCAGATGCAACAATTGAACAGGCAAGATATTGGATTCAACTTTTTTCTCATAATAGATTAAATATTTGGAAAGGAATGTTGCGTATAGAATTAAACACTCCTGATATTGACCAACAAGCAAAGGAATATTTAGAATCACTTAAAAAATGA
- a CDS encoding secretion protein has product MTKFTKAGLVAAFFLATVFTYAIDGKGDYILNIKTGNGKVVSFTLDTVESSSFSIYDENHNLLYAGDALADKLEVSKTISLENFPAGTYVLELKANDKVAKHEIKVAAKKVKTVKLDNSANHSPGFRR; this is encoded by the coding sequence ATGACAAAATTTACCAAAGCTGGTTTAGTTGCTGCCTTTTTTTTAGCGACTGTGTTTACCTATGCCATTGATGGAAAAGGTGACTATATATTAAACATTAAAACAGGAAACGGAAAAGTAGTTAGCTTTACTTTAGACACTGTTGAGAGTTCATCTTTCTCTATTTATGATGAGAACCACAACTTACTTTATGCGGGAGACGCTTTAGCAGATAAGTTAGAGGTTTCAAAAACAATTAGTTTAGAAAACTTTCCTGCTGGAACTTACGTTCTAGAATTGAAAGCAAACGACAAAGTTGCGAAACACGAAATTAAAGTTGCTGCTAAGAAGGTGAAAACTGTGAAATTAGACAATTCTGCTAATCATAGCCCAGGATTCCGTCGTTAA
- a CDS encoding secretion protein, whose product MKKIAKMSLVAALLFTGISTYAIDGTSEFNLHVLKANGKLITFALNKVQKASLAIYDKDGTLIYSENASGKEGILRTFSLEEFPEGTYFLEVEDNVKRAKYEIKVTDEATVLSRNAVSSVYKSGFVKNTNVAAR is encoded by the coding sequence ATGAAAAAGATTGCAAAAATGAGTTTAGTAGCAGCGTTGCTTTTCACAGGAATAAGCACATACGCAATTGACGGAACGTCGGAGTTTAATCTTCACGTATTGAAAGCTAATGGAAAACTGATCACTTTCGCTCTTAACAAAGTACAGAAAGCCAGTTTAGCAATTTATGACAAAGACGGAACGCTAATTTATTCTGAAAATGCTTCTGGCAAAGAAGGAATTTTGAGAACTTTCAGTTTAGAAGAATTTCCAGAAGGAACTTACTTCTTAGAAGTTGAAGACAATGTAAAAAGAGCAAAATATGAAATAAAGGTAACTGACGAAGCAACTGTTTTATCTAGAAATGCAGTTTCATCAGTTTACAAATCTGGTTTTGTAAAAAATACAAATGTCGCAGCTCGTTAA
- a CDS encoding DUF3244 domain-containing protein, protein MKKIAKIRLVAALLFTGISTYAIDGTSEFNLHVLKANGKLITFGLNQTQKANLAIYDKEGTLIYSETASGKDGILRTFSLEEFPEGTYFLEVEDNTKKAKYEITVTDEATILSKNAVASVYKPGFAKNTSVATR, encoded by the coding sequence ATGAAAAAGATTGCAAAAATTAGATTAGTAGCAGCGTTGCTTTTCACTGGAATTAGCACTTACGCAATTGATGGAACGTCGGAGTTTAATCTTCACGTATTAAAAGCTAATGGTAAATTGATCACGTTCGGTCTTAACCAAACACAAAAAGCCAACTTAGCAATATATGACAAAGAAGGAACTTTAATTTATTCTGAAACTGCTTCTGGCAAAGATGGAATTTTAAGAACTTTCAGTTTAGAAGAATTTCCAGAAGGAACTTACTTCTTAGAAGTTGAAGACAATACAAAAAAAGCAAAATACGAAATCACTGTAACTGACGAAGCAACTATTTTATCTAAAAATGCTGTTGCATCTGTTTACAAACCAGGTTTTGCAAAAAATACTAGTGTGGCAACACGCTAA
- a CDS encoding DUF3244 domain-containing protein, producing MKKIMKLSLVCAVLLTGMSTYAIDGNEALNLHVLKGNGKVIAFGINQLQKATISIYDTNGNVLYTEYASGKDGILRTFSLEEFPQGKYILEVADSYKKVKYDITVDSKNSVLSSKGVSSVY from the coding sequence ATGAAAAAGATTATGAAATTAAGTTTAGTATGTGCAGTACTTTTAACTGGAATGAGTACTTATGCAATTGATGGAAATGAAGCATTAAATCTTCATGTATTAAAAGGAAATGGCAAGGTTATTGCATTTGGAATTAATCAACTTCAAAAAGCTACTATTAGCATTTATGATACAAATGGTAATGTACTATATACTGAATACGCTTCTGGTAAAGACGGAATTTTAAGAACTTTCAGTTTAGAAGAGTTTCCACAAGGAAAATATATCTTAGAAGTTGCTGATAGCTACAAAAAAGTAAAATACGATATTACAGTAGATTCTAAAAACTCAGTTTTGTCTTCAAAAGGAGTTTCTTCAGTTTACTAA
- a CDS encoding AraC family transcriptional regulator has translation MKTIAPALEVITNSYGSSFTYAKHAEKTNSKAHLWHYHPEIELVYINGGAGKRQIGSHVSYYTNGSLLLIGANLPHCGFTNEQTGNTTETVIHIKPEFLGNDFFIAPEMKKVQNILKQAKGGIAFGGETKKRIGKKIEMMENEPPFQRLLTLLGILDELDSSTESTILNADGFSLELQTQDNDRMNVVFNFVKDHFQESISIDEVSSLVSMTTPSFCRYFKKISNKTFTEFVNEYRLVHASKLLAEQPISINEVCYESGFNNFSHFSKSFKQYTGKSASQYRHEHKIIIS, from the coding sequence ATGAAGACTATTGCCCCAGCTCTTGAAGTGATAACTAACTCATACGGAAGTTCTTTTACTTACGCCAAACACGCCGAAAAGACCAATAGCAAAGCTCATTTATGGCATTATCATCCAGAGATTGAGTTGGTTTATATTAATGGCGGGGCGGGGAAGAGACAAATAGGAAGCCATGTTTCTTATTATACCAATGGTAGTTTACTTTTAATAGGAGCTAATTTGCCTCATTGCGGATTTACAAATGAACAAACAGGAAATACAACAGAAACTGTTATTCATATAAAACCTGAATTTTTAGGAAACGATTTTTTTATCGCTCCTGAAATGAAAAAAGTTCAGAATATTTTAAAACAAGCTAAAGGCGGAATCGCTTTTGGTGGTGAAACGAAAAAAAGAATAGGAAAGAAAATCGAAATGATGGAAAATGAACCGCCATTTCAAAGATTGCTTACTCTTTTAGGAATTCTGGATGAATTAGATTCTTCGACAGAATCTACAATATTAAACGCCGACGGATTTTCATTAGAATTGCAAACTCAAGATAATGACCGTATGAATGTGGTTTTCAATTTTGTGAAAGATCATTTTCAGGAATCTATTTCGATAGATGAGGTTTCGAGTTTGGTAAGTATGACCACGCCTTCGTTTTGCCGTTATTTCAAAAAGATTTCGAATAAAACATTTACAGAATTTGTAAATGAATATAGATTGGTGCACGCTTCTAAACTTTTAGCAGAACAGCCAATTAGTATTAATGAAGTTTGTTACGAAAGCGGTTTTAATAATTTTAGCCATTTCAGTAAATCTTTCAAACAATACACAGGAAAAAGTGCATCGCAATACCGACATGAGCACAAGATTATTATTAGTTAA
- a CDS encoding alpha/beta hydrolase translates to MKKIKMLLSVFLLCLTTMTYAAKVDTLQVPSVAMGKTYKAAVVLPNSYAKSKTTFPVMYLLHGAYGHFSDWLKNTPNKKLVHNLADQYNMIIVMPEGETFSFYIDSPVNKESQFETFITQEVIQKVDKTYKTIANRNGRVITGLSMGGHGALYLSARHPDLFCAAGSMSGAVDMSTMLNRDSSAQIVKLMQPVFGDKSGNTDLYEQNSVLRMADKLKTNKLPLIIDCGVDDFLIEPNRELHRRLVYNKVDHDYTERPGAHTWDYWENSLPYHVLFFNKILLKNQVTAKK, encoded by the coding sequence ATGAAAAAAATTAAAATGCTCTTGTCTGTCTTTTTGCTTTGTCTTACCACCATGACATATGCCGCAAAAGTAGACACTTTACAAGTTCCTAGCGTTGCTATGGGTAAAACCTACAAAGCTGCGGTAGTTTTGCCAAATTCTTATGCTAAAAGCAAAACCACTTTTCCGGTTATGTATTTATTGCACGGAGCATACGGACATTTTAGTGATTGGCTTAAAAATACTCCAAACAAAAAACTGGTTCATAATCTTGCAGATCAATACAATATGATTATTGTGATGCCAGAAGGTGAGACTTTCAGTTTTTATATTGATAGTCCTGTAAATAAAGAAAGTCAGTTTGAGACTTTTATTACTCAAGAAGTGATTCAGAAAGTAGATAAAACATATAAAACAATTGCTAATAGAAACGGAAGAGTAATCACTGGGCTTTCTATGGGCGGACATGGCGCATTGTATTTATCGGCAAGACATCCAGATTTATTTTGTGCAGCAGGAAGTATGAGCGGTGCAGTAGATATGAGTACGATGCTCAATAGAGATTCTTCAGCTCAAATTGTAAAATTAATGCAGCCAGTTTTTGGAGATAAAAGCGGTAATACTGATTTATACGAGCAAAATTCTGTTTTAAGAATGGCTGATAAATTAAAGACAAATAAACTTCCGTTAATTATAGATTGCGGTGTTGATGATTTTTTAATTGAACCAAATCGAGAATTGCACAGAAGATTGGTTTATAATAAAGTAGATCACGATTATACAGAACGTCCTGGGGCACATACTTGGGATTATTGGGAAAACTCACTTCCGTATCATGTATTATTTTTCAATAAAATACTTCTTAAGAATCAGGTGACTGCGAAAAAATAA
- a CDS encoding TerC family protein, producing the protein MIVWTLFLLAVIFILALDLGVFNKTPHIISTKEASKWTLIWVTLSFLFSGVIYWLYTTDYIENPDGLKPAVASMKFITGYLIELSLSVDNIFVIAIIFASFKIPQKYQHRVLFWGILGAIVFRGLMIFFGVMLINKFTWTTYVFGLFLLFTAAKMLFSGEDEDFHPKDSFVYKTLGKIIPITSEMDGEKFFISTKTAKKAATPLFVALIVIEVMDVLFAVDSVPAILAITKDPFLVFSSNIFAILGLRSMYFFLANMLAKFSYLEYSLVAILAFVGLKMLLHDWIHVPEWASLGFIALSLLVGVLVSLKFGEEKVLTDSDKE; encoded by the coding sequence ATGATAGTCTGGACTCTCTTTTTACTTGCTGTAATTTTTATTCTTGCTTTAGATCTTGGTGTCTTTAACAAAACACCACATATTATTAGCACAAAAGAAGCCAGCAAATGGACTTTAATCTGGGTAACTTTATCGTTTCTTTTTTCTGGTGTAATCTACTGGTTATACACCACCGATTATATAGAAAATCCTGATGGATTAAAACCCGCGGTAGCTTCAATGAAGTTTATTACAGGTTACTTAATCGAATTATCTTTAAGCGTAGACAACATTTTTGTTATTGCAATTATCTTTGCTTCATTTAAAATTCCGCAAAAATACCAGCACCGTGTTTTGTTCTGGGGAATCCTGGGAGCGATTGTTTTCCGAGGTTTAATGATTTTCTTTGGGGTAATGCTGATTAACAAATTCACTTGGACGACTTACGTATTTGGATTGTTCTTACTTTTCACCGCTGCAAAAATGTTGTTCTCTGGCGAAGATGAAGATTTTCATCCAAAAGATTCGTTCGTATACAAAACATTAGGAAAAATTATCCCGATTACATCTGAAATGGATGGAGAGAAATTTTTCATTTCAACTAAAACGGCAAAAAAAGCAGCAACTCCATTATTTGTAGCTTTAATTGTTATTGAAGTTATGGACGTTTTATTTGCTGTAGACAGTGTCCCGGCAATTCTAGCTATTACTAAAGATCCCTTTTTAGTATTCAGTTCTAATATTTTTGCGATTCTTGGACTACGTTCTATGTATTTCTTCTTAGCCAATATGTTGGCAAAATTTAGTTATTTAGAATATAGTTTAGTTGCGATTCTAGCTTTTGTTGGATTAAAAATGTTACTTCACGACTGGATTCACGTTCCAGAATGGGCTTCATTAGGATTTATCGCTTTATCTCTTTTAGTTGGAGTTTTGGTTTCATTGAAATTTGGAGAAGAAAAAGTATTGACAGATTCTGATAAAGAATAA
- a CDS encoding glutamine synthetase beta-grasp domain-containing protein — protein MAKIKLEYIWLDGYEPTQNLRSKTKVEEHENFKGTLEELGNWSFDGSSTKQAEGGSSDCLLVPVAIYPDPTRINGYLVMSEVMYADGTPHPSNGRATIDDDNDDFWFGFEQEYFIMDTKTQLPLGFPVGGYPAPQGMYYCSVGGKNTHGRKLVEEHADLCIAAGINFEGINQEVACGQWEFQLFAKGAKKAGDEIWVARYLLDRLTEKYGYYIEYHPKPLGDTDWNGSGMHANFSNEVLRTCGDQATYERICEAFRPVTSEHIAVYGAYNDQRLTGKHETASIHDFSYGVSDRGCSIRIPLMTVQKGWKGWLEDRRPASNGDPYKIAARIIKTVKSAL, from the coding sequence ATGGCTAAAATTAAGTTAGAGTACATTTGGTTAGATGGATATGAACCAACTCAAAATCTTAGAAGTAAAACTAAAGTTGAAGAGCACGAAAACTTCAAAGGAACATTAGAAGAACTTGGAAACTGGTCATTTGATGGTTCGTCAACTAAACAAGCTGAAGGTGGTTCTTCTGACTGTCTTTTAGTACCTGTTGCAATTTATCCAGATCCAACACGTATCAACGGATACTTAGTAATGTCTGAAGTTATGTACGCTGACGGAACTCCGCACCCTTCTAACGGTAGAGCTACAATTGATGATGATAATGATGATTTTTGGTTTGGTTTCGAACAAGAGTATTTCATCATGGATACTAAAACTCAACTTCCACTTGGTTTCCCAGTTGGAGGATACCCTGCTCCACAAGGGATGTACTACTGTTCAGTAGGTGGAAAAAACACACACGGAAGAAAATTAGTTGAAGAGCATGCTGATTTATGTATCGCTGCTGGAATCAACTTTGAAGGAATCAACCAAGAGGTTGCTTGCGGACAATGGGAATTCCAATTATTCGCTAAAGGTGCTAAAAAAGCTGGAGACGAAATCTGGGTTGCTCGTTACCTATTAGACCGTTTAACTGAGAAATATGGTTACTATATTGAATATCACCCAAAACCTCTAGGAGATACAGACTGGAATGGTTCTGGAATGCACGCTAACTTCTCTAACGAAGTATTAAGAACATGTGGAGACCAAGCAACTTACGAAAGAATTTGCGAAGCTTTCCGTCCTGTTACTTCTGAGCACATCGCGGTTTACGGAGCTTACAACGACCAACGTTTAACTGGTAAACACGAAACTGCTTCTATCCACGATTTCTCTTATGGAGTTTCAGACAGAGGATGTTCTATCAGAATTCCTTTAATGACTGTTCAAAAAGGATGGAAAGGATGGTTGGAAGACAGAAGACCAGCTTCTAACGGAGACCCTTACAAAATTGCTGCTAGAATTATCAAAACTGTTAAATCAGCGCTATAA
- a CDS encoding glutamine synthetase III family protein produces the protein MSTLRFQALQEASNRKPVHFEEIDRKSNLFGSNVFNEKAMKQYLTSDALKGVRDAIQHGTKIDRKLADYIAMGMKEWALAKGVTHYTHWFQPLTGTTAEKHDAFFDTSYDGSDPVEKFGGAQLVQQEPDASSFPNGGIRNTFEARGYTAWDPTSPAFIYGTTLCIPTVFIAYTGEALDNKIPLLRALSAIDEAATEVCKYFDKNVKKVTATLGWEQEYFLIDKALANSRPDLMMTGRTLLGHTSAKGQQLDDHYFGSIPTRALTYMRDLEQECMLLGIPVKTRHNEVAPNQFELAPIFEETNLAVDHNSLLMDVMQRVAERHDFKVLFHEKPFKGVNGSGKHNNWSLATDTGVNLLSPSKTPMSNLQFLTFFINTIKAVNDNETLLRASIATASNDHRLGANEAPPAIISVFIGAQLSKVLLELESVTTGKLSPEEKTDLKLNVVGKIPDVLLDNTDRNRTSPFAFTGNKFEFRAVGSNSNCSNAMTTLNAIVAKQLIDFKNEVENLIENKDMKKDDAIFNVLREYIKQSKKILFEGDGYSEAWEKEAAKRGLSNFKTTPEAIKAKVSKQALDLFEQLGIFNHVEAEARYEIELEEYTKKIQIEGRVLGDIARNHVIPTAIRYQNTLIENVKGLKEIFGKEFENIAKEQITLIKEISGHIEGINTKVLAMTNERKKANQLTDAQKMAEAYCNKVKPYFEDIRNHCDKLELLVDDESWTLTKYRELLFTK, from the coding sequence ATGTCAACATTACGTTTCCAAGCTTTACAAGAAGCTTCTAACAGAAAGCCGGTTCACTTTGAAGAAATTGATAGAAAATCGAATCTTTTTGGTTCAAATGTGTTTAATGAAAAAGCAATGAAGCAATATTTAACTTCGGATGCTTTAAAAGGAGTAAGAGATGCCATTCAGCATGGAACTAAAATTGACAGGAAACTGGCAGATTATATTGCGATGGGAATGAAAGAATGGGCTTTGGCAAAAGGTGTTACACATTATACACACTGGTTTCAACCACTTACAGGAACAACAGCAGAAAAACACGATGCTTTTTTTGATACTTCTTATGATGGAAGTGATCCTGTAGAAAAGTTTGGGGGAGCACAATTAGTACAGCAAGAACCAGATGCATCAAGTTTTCCAAACGGTGGAATCCGTAATACATTTGAAGCAAGAGGTTACACGGCTTGGGATCCGACTTCGCCAGCCTTTATATATGGTACAACTTTATGTATTCCTACGGTTTTTATCGCTTATACAGGTGAAGCTTTAGATAATAAAATACCTTTATTAAGAGCATTATCAGCAATTGATGAAGCAGCGACAGAAGTTTGTAAATATTTTGACAAAAACGTAAAAAAGGTAACAGCAACTTTAGGTTGGGAACAAGAATATTTCTTGATTGATAAAGCTTTGGCAAATTCTCGCCCAGACTTAATGATGACGGGAAGAACATTATTAGGACACACTTCTGCAAAAGGTCAGCAATTAGATGATCATTATTTCGGATCTATCCCGACTCGCGCTCTTACTTATATGAGAGATTTAGAGCAGGAATGTATGTTGTTGGGAATTCCGGTAAAAACGCGTCATAATGAAGTTGCGCCAAATCAGTTTGAATTGGCTCCAATTTTCGAAGAAACAAATCTTGCCGTAGATCATAACTCCTTATTAATGGATGTAATGCAGAGAGTTGCTGAGCGTCATGATTTTAAAGTGTTATTTCACGAAAAACCATTTAAAGGTGTAAACGGTTCAGGAAAACACAACAACTGGTCGTTGGCTACAGATACGGGAGTTAATTTGTTAAGTCCAAGTAAAACGCCAATGAGCAATTTACAATTTTTGACATTCTTTATTAATACTATAAAAGCTGTAAATGATAACGAAACTTTATTAAGAGCTTCAATTGCAACGGCAAGTAACGATCATAGGTTAGGAGCAAATGAAGCGCCGCCAGCGATTATTTCTGTTTTTATTGGAGCACAATTGTCAAAAGTTTTGTTAGAGTTAGAAAGCGTAACAACTGGAAAACTTTCGCCAGAAGAAAAAACAGATTTAAAATTGAACGTTGTCGGAAAAATTCCAGACGTATTATTAGATAATACAGACAGAAACAGAACTTCTCCTTTTGCTTTTACAGGAAATAAATTTGAGTTTAGAGCTGTTGGTTCAAATTCAAACTGTTCAAATGCAATGACTACGCTTAATGCAATTGTAGCAAAACAGTTAATCGATTTTAAAAATGAAGTGGAAAATCTGATTGAGAATAAAGACATGAAAAAAGATGATGCTATTTTCAATGTCTTAAGAGAATACATCAAACAATCTAAAAAAATTCTTTTTGAAGGTGATGGTTACAGCGAAGCTTGGGAAAAAGAAGCGGCTAAAAGAGGTTTGAGCAATTTTAAAACAACTCCAGAAGCCATAAAAGCTAAAGTTTCGAAACAAGCATTAGACTTATTTGAGCAATTGGGTATTTTTAATCATGTTGAAGCAGAAGCGCGTTATGAAATCGAATTGGAAGAATACACTAAAAAAATCCAAATTGAAGGAAGAGTTTTAGGAGATATTGCAAGAAATCATGTTATTCCGACTGCCATTCGTTACCAAAATACTTTAATTGAAAATGTAAAAGGTTTAAAAGAAATCTTCGGAAAAGAATTTGAAAATATCGCTAAAGAGCAGATTACTTTAATAAAAGAAATTTCTGGACATATTGAAGGAATTAATACAAAAGTATTAGCGATGACAAATGAAAGAAAGAAAGCCAATCAGTTGACAGACGCTCAAAAAATGGCGGAAGCATATTGCAATAAAGTAAAACCTTATTTTGAAGATATTCGTAATCATTGCGATAAATTAGAATTATTGGTTGATGACGAAAGTTGGACATTAACTAAATATAGAGAACTTTTATTTACTAAATAA
- a CDS encoding AIR synthase related protein encodes MSSDSSKRYAQRGVSASKEDVHNAIKNIDKGLFPQAFCKIVPDYLTQDNEHCLIMHADGAGTKSSLAYMYWKETGDLSVWKGIAQDALIMNIDDLLCVGATDNILLSSTIGRNKNLIPAEVISAIINGTEELINELKSFGVTIHSTGGETADVGDVVRTIIVDSTVTARMKRSDVVDNANIKAGDVIVGLASFGQATYEKGYNGGMGSNGLTSARHDVFGKYLAKKYPESYDAAVPEELIYSGQVNLTDEVENSPINAGQLVLSPTRTYAPIIKKILDKYTPEDIHGMVHCSGGAQTKILHFVKDLHVIKDNLFPVPPLFKLIQEQSKTDWKEMYQVFNCGHRMELYVSENIAQDIIEISKSFNVDAQIVGRVEASEEKKLTITSEYGTFNY; translated from the coding sequence ATGAGTTCAGATTCTAGCAAAAGGTACGCACAAAGAGGTGTTTCGGCATCAAAAGAAGACGTACACAACGCCATTAAAAACATTGACAAAGGTTTATTTCCACAGGCATTCTGTAAAATTGTCCCAGATTATTTAACTCAGGACAACGAACATTGCCTTATCATGCACGCCGATGGAGCAGGTACAAAGTCATCTTTGGCTTATATGTATTGGAAAGAAACTGGAGATCTTTCTGTTTGGAAAGGAATTGCTCAAGATGCATTAATCATGAATATTGACGATTTATTATGTGTTGGTGCAACAGATAATATTCTTCTTTCTTCGACTATTGGAAGAAATAAAAACTTAATTCCGGCTGAAGTTATTTCGGCAATTATTAACGGAACAGAAGAATTAATCAACGAATTAAAATCTTTTGGAGTTACAATTCATTCAACTGGTGGAGAAACTGCCGATGTTGGAGATGTTGTTCGTACTATTATTGTAGACTCTACAGTAACAGCTCGTATGAAAAGAAGCGATGTTGTTGATAATGCAAACATCAAAGCTGGCGACGTAATTGTTGGTTTGGCTTCTTTTGGACAAGCGACTTACGAAAAAGGATATAACGGTGGAATGGGAAGTAACGGACTTACTTCTGCACGTCATGATGTTTTCGGAAAATATTTAGCTAAAAAATACCCAGAAAGTTATGATGCAGCAGTTCCAGAAGAATTAATTTATTCAGGACAAGTTAATTTAACAGATGAAGTAGAAAATAGCCCAATAAATGCAGGGCAATTAGTGCTTTCTCCAACAAGAACTTATGCACCGATTATCAAGAAAATTTTAGACAAATATACTCCAGAAGATATTCACGGAATGGTACATTGCAGTGGTGGTGCACAGACTAAAATTTTACATTTCGTAAAAGATTTACATGTTATAAAAGATAATTTGTTTCCAGTTCCGCCATTGTTTAAGTTGATTCAAGAACAATCAAAAACAGATTGGAAAGAAATGTATCAAGTATTCAACTGCGGTCATAGAATGGAGCTTTATGTTTCTGAAAATATTGCTCAAGATATTATCGAAATTTCAAAATCATTCAATGTAGATGCGCAAATCGTAGGTAGAGTAGAAGCTTCTGAAGAGAAGAAACTGACTATTACTAGCGAATACGGAACATTCAATTATTAA
- a CDS encoding M949_RS01915 family surface polysaccharide biosynthesis protein gives MKKYILLLFLIYSLSGFSQKVESYKLTKEQIIQRELNGISDFPIYKAIEFQDKGGVYDLVFTENQKIISKKDTLNTKIQAICVMNDHGGFLEKWRINDLLEDYNPKETTIWFWTKYCSTKDLDGDGYIDPIVVYGSKTEYGEIRRVKIITVYKNKKYAIRAVECELDDCRSFKKDQNWNALPQKIETYIDQLIVKLRKEQNLLLKNG, from the coding sequence ATGAAAAAGTATATTTTACTTCTATTTTTAATTTACTCATTATCTGGATTTTCTCAAAAAGTAGAAAGTTATAAATTAACAAAAGAACAAATCATTCAGAGAGAACTTAACGGAATCTCAGATTTTCCGATTTACAAAGCAATTGAATTTCAAGATAAAGGCGGTGTTTATGATTTGGTTTTCACAGAAAATCAAAAAATAATTTCTAAAAAAGATACTTTAAATACCAAAATTCAGGCAATTTGCGTGATGAATGATCATGGCGGTTTTTTAGAAAAATGGAGAATTAATGATTTACTAGAAGATTATAACCCTAAAGAAACTACTATTTGGTTTTGGACAAAATATTGCAGCACGAAAGATCTAGACGGTGACGGCTATATTGATCCAATTGTTGTTTACGGATCAAAAACCGAATATGGAGAAATAAGACGTGTAAAGATTATTACAGTTTACAAAAACAAAAAATATGCAATTCGCGCCGTTGAATGTGAATTAGACGATTGCAGAAGTTTTAAAAAGGATCAGAATTGGAATGCACTTCCACAAAAAATCGAAACTTATATTGATCAATTGATTGTAAAACTTAGAAAAGAGCAGAATTTGCTTTTGAAAAACGGCTAA